From a single Agrobacterium tumefaciens genomic region:
- a CDS encoding vitamin B12-dependent ribonucleotide reductase, giving the protein MRIERRFTKPGQSPYAEIDFRKAVSEIKNPDGSIVFRLADIDVPAQFSQVATDVLAQKYFRKAGVPKVLKKVEENDVPSFLWRSVADEKALKDVPEAERYGSETDARQVFDRLAGTWAYWGWKGKYFSSEEDALAFRDELAYMLATQRVAPNSPQWFNTGLHWAYGIDGPGQGHFYVDPFTGKLTKSKSAYEHPQPHACFIQSVEDDLVNEGGIMDLWVREARLFKYGSGTGSNFSYLRGEGEKLSGGGKSSGLMSFLKIGDRAAGAIKSGGTTRRAAKMVVVDADHPDIEAYIDWKVNEEQKVAALVTGSKIVAKHLKAIMKACVNCEADNGDCFDPAKNPALKREIRAAKKDMVPENYVKRVIQFAEQGYKDIQFKTYDTDWDSEAYLTVSGQNSNNSVSLKDDFLRAVENDGDWNLTARKDGKVMKTLKARDLWEKISHAAWASADPGLHFNTTMNDWHTSPAEGPIRASNPCSEYMFLDDTACNLASLNLLQFKDQATKRIDIADYEHAVRLWTVVLEVSVMMAQFPSRQIAERSYEYRTLGLGYANIGGLLMSSGIPYDSDEGRAIAGALTAIMTGISYATSAEMAGELGPFPSFAPNRDNMLRVIRNHRRAAHGLSDGYEGLSVNPVALIHADCTDQDLIAHATAAWDKALALGEQHGYRNAQTTVIAPTGTIGLVMDCDTTGIEPDFALVKFKKLAGGGYFKIINRAVPDALRSLGYSESQIAEIEAYAVGHGNLNQAPAINPSTLKAKGFTDEKIEAVNAALKSAFDIKFVFNQWTLGADFLKDTLKVSDEQLSDMSFNLLEHLGFGKKDIEAANVHVCGAMTLEGAPFLKNEHLPVFDCANPCGKIGKRYLSVESHIRMMAAAQPFISGAISKTINMPNDATVEDCGAAYMLSWKLALKANALYRDGSKLSQPLNASLVEDDDEEDFVEELIQQPLAQQAVTITEKIVERVIERVSREREKLPNRRQGYTQKATVGGHKVYLRTGEFGDGRIGEIFIDMHKEGAAFRAMMNNFAIAISLGLQYGVPLEEYVEAFTFTKFEPAGMVQGNDAIKNATSILDYVFRELAVSYLGRHDLAHVDTSDFSNTALGKGIQEGKTNLLSTGWTRGYKPTLVSSNEGERSASEPKGSATAAPARASANVTSFAGSAARKLEPTVAIATSEIVSFKRDYEERAKELAEEIAEEVIDDVAQEAKQTATALFSDKAAADAASAKAEAKKVENERRMRSIAQGYTGNMCSECQNFTMVRNGTCEKCDTCGATSGCS; this is encoded by the coding sequence ATGCGCATTGAACGTCGCTTCACGAAGCCCGGCCAATCGCCTTACGCGGAAATCGACTTCCGCAAGGCCGTCAGTGAAATCAAGAACCCTGATGGTTCCATCGTGTTCCGTCTGGCGGACATCGACGTTCCCGCGCAGTTCAGCCAGGTGGCGACCGACGTTCTGGCGCAGAAATATTTCCGCAAGGCCGGCGTGCCGAAGGTGCTTAAGAAGGTTGAGGAAAACGACGTTCCTTCCTTCCTGTGGCGCTCGGTTGCCGATGAGAAAGCCCTGAAGGATGTGCCGGAAGCCGAGCGTTACGGCTCCGAGACCGATGCGCGCCAGGTTTTCGACCGTCTGGCCGGCACCTGGGCCTATTGGGGCTGGAAGGGCAAATATTTCTCGTCCGAAGAAGACGCGCTCGCCTTCCGCGACGAGCTTGCCTACATGCTCGCCACCCAGCGTGTTGCCCCCAACTCCCCGCAATGGTTCAACACCGGCCTGCACTGGGCCTATGGCATCGATGGTCCCGGCCAGGGCCACTTCTATGTCGACCCCTTCACCGGCAAGCTGACCAAGTCCAAATCCGCTTACGAACATCCGCAGCCGCATGCCTGCTTCATCCAGTCGGTCGAAGACGACCTCGTCAATGAAGGCGGCATCATGGACCTGTGGGTGCGTGAAGCGCGCCTGTTCAAATACGGTTCCGGCACCGGCTCCAACTTCTCCTATCTGCGTGGCGAAGGCGAAAAGCTTTCCGGCGGCGGCAAGTCCTCCGGCCTGATGAGCTTCCTCAAGATCGGCGACCGCGCAGCCGGCGCCATCAAGTCCGGCGGCACCACCCGTCGTGCAGCGAAGATGGTCGTCGTTGACGCCGATCACCCTGATATCGAAGCCTATATCGACTGGAAGGTGAACGAGGAGCAGAAAGTTGCCGCTCTCGTCACCGGCTCCAAGATCGTCGCCAAGCACCTGAAGGCCATCATGAAGGCCTGCGTCAATTGCGAGGCAGACAATGGTGACTGCTTCGACCCGGCCAAGAACCCTGCCCTGAAGCGCGAAATCCGCGCTGCCAAGAAGGACATGGTGCCGGAAAACTACGTCAAGCGCGTCATCCAGTTCGCCGAGCAGGGTTACAAGGACATCCAGTTCAAGACCTACGACACGGACTGGGATTCCGAAGCCTATCTCACGGTATCCGGCCAGAACTCCAACAACTCCGTCTCGCTGAAGGATGACTTCCTGCGCGCTGTCGAAAATGACGGCGACTGGAACCTCACCGCCCGCAAGGACGGCAAGGTGATGAAGACGCTGAAGGCCCGCGACCTCTGGGAAAAGATTTCCCACGCCGCCTGGGCGTCCGCCGACCCCGGCCTGCACTTCAACACCACCATGAACGACTGGCACACGTCGCCGGCCGAAGGCCCAATCCGCGCTTCGAACCCGTGCTCGGAATATATGTTCCTCGACGACACGGCCTGCAACCTCGCCTCGCTGAACCTCCTGCAGTTCAAGGATCAGGCGACGAAGCGCATCGATATCGCCGATTACGAACATGCCGTTCGCCTGTGGACCGTCGTGCTCGAAGTTTCCGTGATGATGGCGCAGTTCCCCTCGCGCCAGATTGCCGAACGCTCCTATGAATACCGCACGCTCGGCCTCGGTTACGCCAATATCGGTGGCCTCTTGATGTCGTCGGGCATTCCCTATGACAGCGATGAGGGCCGCGCCATTGCAGGTGCGCTGACCGCGATCATGACGGGCATTTCCTATGCCACCTCGGCTGAAATGGCCGGCGAGCTTGGCCCCTTCCCGAGCTTTGCGCCGAACCGCGACAACATGCTGCGCGTCATCCGCAACCACCGCCGTGCCGCCCATGGCCTGTCGGATGGTTATGAGGGCCTGTCGGTCAACCCGGTCGCGCTCATCCATGCCGATTGCACGGATCAGGACCTCATCGCCCATGCAACAGCCGCCTGGGACAAGGCGCTGGCGCTTGGCGAACAGCACGGCTATCGCAATGCCCAGACCACCGTCATCGCGCCAACAGGCACGATCGGCCTCGTGATGGATTGCGACACGACCGGCATCGAACCCGACTTCGCGCTGGTGAAGTTCAAGAAGCTCGCCGGCGGCGGCTACTTCAAGATCATCAACCGCGCGGTTCCCGATGCGCTGCGTTCGCTTGGGTATTCCGAAAGCCAGATCGCCGAGATCGAGGCCTATGCCGTCGGCCATGGCAATCTCAATCAGGCGCCGGCCATCAACCCCTCGACGCTGAAGGCCAAGGGCTTCACCGATGAGAAGATCGAAGCCGTCAACGCTGCACTGAAGAGCGCCTTCGACATCAAGTTCGTCTTCAACCAGTGGACGCTCGGCGCCGACTTCCTCAAGGACACGCTGAAGGTCTCCGACGAGCAGCTTTCCGATATGAGCTTCAACCTGCTCGAGCACCTCGGCTTCGGCAAGAAGGATATCGAAGCGGCGAACGTGCACGTCTGCGGCGCGATGACGCTGGAAGGCGCACCGTTCCTGAAGAACGAACACCTGCCGGTGTTCGATTGCGCCAACCCCTGCGGCAAGATCGGCAAGCGTTATCTCTCGGTGGAATCGCATATCCGCATGATGGCGGCGGCACAGCCCTTCATCTCGGGTGCGATCTCCAAGACGATCAACATGCCGAATGACGCGACGGTGGAAGATTGCGGCGCAGCCTACATGCTCTCCTGGAAGCTGGCGCTGAAGGCCAACGCCCTTTACCGCGATGGCTCCAAGCTTTCCCAGCCGCTCAATGCCTCGCTGGTGGAAGATGACGACGAAGAAGATTTCGTTGAAGAACTGATCCAGCAGCCGCTTGCCCAGCAGGCCGTGACGATCACCGAAAAGATCGTCGAACGCGTCATCGAGCGCGTGTCCCGCGAGCGTGAAAAGCTGCCGAACCGCCGTCAGGGTTATACCCAGAAGGCAACCGTCGGCGGTCACAAGGTCTATCTGCGCACCGGCGAATTCGGTGACGGCCGCATCGGCGAAATCTTCATCGACATGCACAAGGAAGGCGCCGCTTTCCGCGCGATGATGAACAACTTCGCCATCGCCATCTCGCTTGGCCTGCAATATGGCGTGCCGCTGGAAGAATATGTGGAGGCCTTCACCTTCACCAAGTTCGAACCGGCCGGCATGGTGCAGGGCAACGACGCGATCAAGAACGCCACGTCGATCCTCGACTACGTGTTCCGTGAACTCGCCGTCTCCTATCTCGGCCGCCACGACCTCGCCCATGTCGATACGTCTGACTTCTCCAACACGGCACTTGGCAAGGGTATCCAGGAAGGCAAGACCAACCTGCTCTCCACCGGCTGGACACGCGGTTACAAACCGACACTGGTTTCCAGCAACGAAGGCGAACGCTCCGCTTCCGAACCCAAGGGCTCGGCAACGGCAGCCCCCGCCCGCGCCTCGGCCAACGTCACCTCCTTTGCAGGCTCTGCCGCCCGCAAGCTGGAACCGACGGTCGCCATCGCAACCTCCGAAATCGTCTCTTTCAAGCGGGACTATGAAGAGCGCGCCAAGGAACTGGCCGAAGAGATTGCCGAAGAGGTGATCGACGACGTGGCCCAGGAAGCCAAACAGACCGCCACCGCCCTCTTCTCCGACAAGGCCGCCGCCGACGCTGCATCGGCCAAGGCGGAAGCCAAGAAGGTGGAAAACGAACGCCGCATGCGCTCGATTGCTCAAGGGTATACGGGCAACATGTGCTCGGAATGCCAGAACTTCACGATGGTGCGGAACGGCACTTGTGAGAAGTGCGATACTTGTGGTGCGACGAGTGGGTGCTCTTAA
- a CDS encoding adenylate/guanylate cyclase domain-containing protein: protein MIFNVPQNEAIKVDGVHVYIQMLDFADAMIDRDRETEASHRRVLSMLHLNYAACDQVADEFEAQRVDFHGSRMHAVIVSPPGPENAKERAERALAFADATKRAIEEVGRTTEDGRYSTRIRIGVDSGSAVAISSGTSDEREPYFLGPPANYAAKLADGEEPGVYMSNRVRRDLGLKTLFGLDELQTERNNSEQTSEFSGLFERAAMQNKRLSNESISLAASRARNRFVLDVGTDATFVFHRHTPPLATIDFSRLMPSNSIRMGLMSVFGDVSGFTKYVDECIAGQRIREMVSNLHVIRSELAATLSEDFTGRKVRFIGDCIHGLIAIGSSYDTNESATVIAAVKAAGGIRSSFELCQQELDGIKDLGIAIGLEYGETPITRIGIRGDRSVRCSVSRAVSRSESLQSDCSGEETAIGPTALAHAPVSVRRLFTNGVASGLDAASVGEHLNAPVTVSSGSVSAIAAPYCMGEA from the coding sequence TTGATTTTCAACGTGCCCCAAAATGAAGCGATCAAAGTCGACGGTGTTCATGTTTACATCCAGATGCTCGACTTCGCGGATGCAATGATTGACCGCGACCGAGAGACTGAGGCCAGCCACCGACGCGTCCTTTCCATGCTTCATCTGAACTACGCAGCTTGCGACCAAGTGGCGGACGAGTTTGAGGCGCAGCGAGTGGATTTTCATGGATCACGGATGCATGCCGTTATCGTCTCGCCCCCAGGGCCAGAGAATGCCAAGGAAAGGGCTGAGCGGGCGCTCGCTTTCGCCGACGCGACAAAACGAGCGATTGAAGAAGTTGGCCGAACGACTGAGGACGGTCGCTACTCGACACGTATCAGAATAGGAGTGGACAGTGGTTCTGCTGTCGCAATCAGTTCCGGCACATCAGACGAAAGGGAGCCATATTTCCTAGGTCCTCCTGCAAACTACGCGGCAAAGCTAGCAGACGGTGAAGAACCCGGGGTTTACATGTCGAACAGGGTTCGCAGGGATCTCGGCTTAAAAACACTTTTTGGTCTCGATGAACTACAGACCGAGCGAAATAACTCCGAACAGACTAGCGAGTTCAGCGGCCTGTTTGAGCGAGCCGCGATGCAAAACAAGAGGTTGTCCAACGAGTCAATTTCTCTAGCTGCATCCAGAGCACGTAACAGGTTTGTCCTTGATGTCGGAACGGATGCAACTTTCGTCTTTCACAGACACACCCCTCCGCTGGCAACAATCGACTTCTCTCGGTTGATGCCATCGAACTCGATCCGTATGGGTTTAATGTCGGTATTTGGCGATGTTTCTGGCTTCACCAAATACGTCGATGAATGTATTGCCGGACAACGTATCCGTGAAATGGTCTCGAACCTCCATGTTATCAGGAGCGAACTGGCAGCGACACTTTCCGAAGATTTCACAGGTCGCAAGGTCAGGTTTATCGGAGACTGCATCCATGGTCTGATAGCGATAGGCAGCAGCTACGACACAAACGAGAGCGCGACGGTCATTGCCGCGGTGAAAGCCGCCGGAGGAATACGGTCAAGTTTCGAACTTTGCCAGCAAGAACTCGACGGCATCAAAGATTTGGGCATCGCTATCGGTTTGGAGTACGGCGAGACCCCTATCACGCGTATCGGCATCAGAGGTGATCGCAGCGTTCGCTGTTCGGTCAGCCGAGCGGTTTCAAGATCCGAAAGCCTCCAGAGTGATTGCTCTGGCGAAGAGACAGCTATTGGACCAACCGCGCTTGCGCATGCGCCGGTATCCGTGAGGCGGCTTTTTACAAACGGCGTTGCGTCGGGATTGGATGCGGCATCGGTGGGAGAACATCTCAACGCTCCAGTAACAGTCAGCAGCGGATCCGTCAGCGCAATCGCCGCGCCGTATTGTATGGGAGAAGCATGA
- a CDS encoding E2 domain-containing protein — protein MPLSHLYSAVPDWFRTSETRDTELLGRTSIEIEDAVGIFEVDLRIREVNGEIAVQEQLPGTRFPKTCHERHLQSDEHFCLGFDAGKGIISFDHAVVWWGLLNRFLKLQRVAERTKRWPPQQELAHGNAGPHQIAAFEAAKELGIENEYMNMLAGERAWFSDGTLKVNARGRLHNSWLPCPVGCRKNGKAIARLGCCKPKAVATLINEERQRREKTAAFYRIGRLLLKEQCCGTMLTCSLRDSALTTSSQASR, from the coding sequence TTGCCGCTTTCTCACTTGTACAGCGCAGTGCCGGATTGGTTCCGGACGAGCGAAACGCGTGACACCGAACTACTTGGGCGAACTAGCATCGAAATCGAAGACGCTGTTGGGATTTTTGAGGTCGACCTTCGAATCCGCGAAGTCAACGGTGAGATTGCTGTACAGGAGCAACTTCCCGGCACACGGTTTCCTAAAACCTGCCATGAGCGCCATCTGCAATCAGACGAACACTTCTGCTTGGGATTCGACGCGGGCAAAGGAATAATTTCCTTCGACCACGCGGTAGTTTGGTGGGGTTTGTTGAATCGTTTCCTCAAGCTCCAACGAGTAGCTGAAAGAACCAAACGTTGGCCACCGCAGCAAGAATTGGCTCACGGAAACGCAGGTCCTCACCAGATCGCGGCGTTCGAGGCGGCGAAAGAACTGGGCATCGAGAACGAGTACATGAATATGCTGGCGGGAGAGCGAGCCTGGTTCTCGGATGGAACCCTTAAGGTCAATGCAAGAGGCAGACTCCACAATAGCTGGTTACCCTGCCCGGTTGGATGCCGGAAGAATGGAAAGGCGATCGCTCGGTTGGGATGTTGCAAGCCCAAGGCCGTCGCGACGTTGATAAACGAAGAACGACAGAGACGGGAAAAGACTGCGGCATTCTACAGGATCGGGCGACTCCTTCTGAAGGAACAATGCTGCGGCACAATGCTTACCTGCAGTCTGCGAGATTCCGCTTTGACCACATCCTCGCAAGCATCACGGTGA
- a CDS encoding Pycsar system effector family protein gives MSANHGRMIEFSKFGEAKNAALLTFCSVWMGAIITILRSNSVLPDGYTPAFKIALLLLFVAAIINLKSLMPKFLDQMHKREDDYKNLLYFGDIATAGTKNYPDMAADLYMPMENESATATYLHDLAVQTAIHAKIAQRKFKAFNWAGSLVLCAFGIMAVPPLVSSIHWAIDQLHCEN, from the coding sequence ATGTCCGCAAACCATGGGCGGATGATCGAATTCAGCAAGTTCGGTGAAGCAAAGAACGCTGCTCTTCTTACATTTTGTTCGGTTTGGATGGGTGCGATCATCACGATCTTGAGGTCGAATTCTGTGCTTCCGGATGGATATACGCCTGCATTCAAGATTGCTCTTCTTCTTTTGTTCGTGGCCGCCATCATAAATTTGAAATCGTTGATGCCAAAATTCCTCGATCAGATGCACAAGCGTGAGGACGACTACAAAAACCTATTGTATTTCGGTGACATAGCAACGGCTGGCACCAAGAACTATCCCGATATGGCAGCCGATCTGTATATGCCCATGGAAAATGAATCAGCTACGGCCACCTATCTCCATGATCTCGCTGTTCAAACAGCAATTCATGCGAAAATAGCACAGAGGAAATTCAAGGCGTTCAACTGGGCCGGATCGTTGGTGTTGTGTGCCTTCGGTATCATGGCCGTTCCCCCACTGGTTTCATCCATCCATTGGGCAATCGATCAATTGCATTGCGAGAACTGA
- a CDS encoding adenylate/guanylate cyclase domain-containing protein, with translation MTIADDIIGNAKATFSTKWAVRDGRTVPSPEDLKHSNDAVYFERATVLYADLDGSTDLVENKRWEFSGQVYKSFLYTTSRLIRTMGGSIVSYDGDRVMGIFISATQANDAVSCALKINYAVKNYLQPVLAKNWTGDFKIRHVVGIDTSSIRAARTGVRGDNDIVWIGNAANLAAKLTALSADQPTYITKRVYERLKDPQMLGPQRENIWKKWQWTQHNNDEIWSTVYWQTFS, from the coding sequence ATGACAATTGCGGATGACATAATAGGCAATGCCAAAGCAACGTTTTCGACGAAGTGGGCGGTGCGAGATGGCAGAACGGTACCATCTCCTGAAGACCTGAAGCATTCAAATGACGCAGTGTATTTTGAACGTGCAACCGTTCTCTACGCAGATCTCGACGGCTCAACCGATCTCGTCGAAAACAAGCGATGGGAGTTTTCCGGGCAGGTCTACAAGTCATTCCTTTACACGACATCTCGTCTGATCAGGACCATGGGTGGTTCCATCGTTTCCTACGACGGAGACAGAGTAATGGGAATTTTCATATCGGCCACTCAGGCAAACGACGCGGTTTCCTGCGCTTTAAAGATCAACTACGCCGTCAAAAATTACCTCCAGCCAGTGCTGGCCAAAAATTGGACTGGCGATTTTAAAATTCGTCATGTTGTCGGGATCGACACGTCGTCAATCAGAGCGGCGCGTACTGGTGTTCGCGGAGACAACGATATCGTCTGGATCGGCAATGCTGCAAATTTGGCGGCAAAGTTGACTGCACTTAGTGCCGATCAACCAACCTACATTACGAAACGTGTTTATGAACGTCTGAAAGATCCTCAGATGCTTGGCCCTCAAAGGGAAAACATCTGGAAGAAATGGCAATGGACCCAGCACAACAACGACGAAATTTGGTCCACCGTTTACTGGCAGACTTTTTCCTAG
- a CDS encoding adenylate/guanylate cyclase domain-containing protein → MAVDEAFLQDRVDTLFDTTFDERDGRIVPSTDDVVLKNGAVKIDAAFLYSDLAGSALLSKTCPWSTTAKIIRAFLDCSTRLIIKHGGNVRSFDGDRVMGVFVGDSKNSNASICGREIHWSVRKIIQPAAEKRFTSISKNGIQIRNCSGIDVGDVRAVRTGVRNSNDLIWIGKAASFSAKLSDIRDGGYCTYISSRTYNKLKDEAKYNNDGKDIWEAKTFTFADEAETVFRSSSWKKP, encoded by the coding sequence ATGGCCGTCGACGAAGCATTTCTCCAAGATCGTGTGGATACTCTGTTCGATACCACATTTGACGAACGCGATGGGCGCATTGTCCCTTCCACAGATGATGTTGTCCTAAAGAACGGAGCAGTGAAAATCGATGCTGCCTTCCTTTACTCAGACCTTGCAGGTTCAGCATTGCTGTCAAAAACATGCCCTTGGTCAACAACAGCCAAGATAATACGCGCATTCCTGGATTGCTCCACGAGACTGATTATCAAACACGGTGGCAACGTACGCAGTTTCGACGGAGATCGTGTGATGGGAGTTTTTGTCGGCGACTCCAAAAACAGTAACGCGTCGATCTGCGGTCGCGAAATCCACTGGAGCGTTCGGAAAATTATTCAGCCGGCAGCAGAGAAACGATTCACATCCATCTCTAAAAACGGCATTCAGATTCGAAATTGCTCGGGTATCGATGTTGGCGACGTTCGAGCAGTTCGAACTGGGGTTAGAAATAGCAATGATCTTATTTGGATAGGGAAAGCTGCTAGCTTTTCCGCGAAACTTTCCGACATTCGAGACGGGGGATATTGCACTTACATCTCTAGCCGCACGTACAACAAGCTCAAAGACGAAGCGAAATACAATAACGACGGTAAGGATATATGGGAAGCCAAGACTTTCACATTCGCGGATGAAGCCGAGACGGTTTTTAGATCGAGCAGTTGGAAAAAACCATGA
- a CDS encoding TIR domain-containing protein, producing MKERFEGENRAALIGNLKRQFDSGDSDVAEAIASGGELVEFKAGDVLIKEGGEDNDVYFLVSGHVSVVVKGQEVRQLKSGDHVGEMAAIEPSQRRAASVIAVETVVAVKMNGGNFTGLADKFPPLIWRSLAQELSRRLYDRNKHMATPNDKPRMFIMSSVEGLAVANEIQAGLQHDVLATVWPNGVFWAGGYPLESLETAVAESDFGVAVALFEDIVETARGDRRPTIRDNVLFELGMFMGRLGRRRSILVFPKLDGLVLPSDLHGLTPASYRPGEPKDLAASLGPVCHQIRKIVHQLGVKTANS from the coding sequence ATGAAAGAACGATTTGAGGGTGAAAACCGCGCAGCTTTAATAGGCAATTTAAAACGCCAGTTCGACAGTGGCGATTCCGACGTTGCGGAGGCAATTGCCTCGGGAGGAGAACTTGTTGAATTCAAGGCCGGAGACGTGCTCATCAAAGAAGGCGGCGAAGACAACGACGTATATTTCCTGGTATCGGGGCACGTATCGGTCGTTGTTAAAGGACAAGAGGTCAGGCAACTGAAGAGCGGTGATCATGTTGGCGAGATGGCTGCAATTGAGCCCTCGCAACGTCGCGCGGCTTCAGTGATAGCGGTCGAAACTGTCGTTGCCGTTAAAATGAATGGCGGCAATTTCACGGGCTTGGCGGACAAGTTTCCGCCGTTGATTTGGCGCTCGCTCGCACAAGAATTGTCTCGCAGACTTTATGACCGCAACAAGCACATGGCCACGCCGAACGACAAGCCGCGTATGTTCATCATGTCTTCCGTTGAAGGCCTCGCAGTCGCCAATGAAATTCAGGCTGGCTTACAGCATGACGTTCTTGCGACAGTATGGCCTAACGGTGTCTTTTGGGCAGGCGGTTACCCACTTGAATCGTTGGAAACTGCCGTAGCGGAATCCGATTTTGGCGTAGCGGTCGCTTTGTTCGAAGACATTGTCGAGACAGCTCGTGGCGATCGTAGACCGACAATCCGTGATAACGTCCTTTTTGAACTCGGTATGTTCATGGGCCGCTTGGGACGGCGACGTAGTATTCTGGTTTTCCCGAAGCTGGATGGGCTCGTGCTTCCGTCGGATCTTCACGGTCTTACCCCAGCCTCATACCGTCCTGGTGAACCGAAGGACTTAGCTGCGTCGCTCGGGCCTGTATGTCACCAAATCCGGAAAATCGTCCATCAGCTTGGTGTCAAGACAGCTAATTCATGA
- a CDS encoding ATP-binding protein: MAIFDYADGEALGRIISVDSSNVVVRVDDLERLKRIQVNRLAVLQSSRPGQHLVGVVARITRKAPSVPVAIDADEDPFDLPENNLVRVSLIGTLLDRDGTRENVFRRTLETVPEIDANCFSLEGPRLTSFMQVVSNVDADGPRLELGSYTLDEGAAAYLNGNRLFQRHAVVVGSTGSGKSFTTARLLDQIAALPLANAILFDIHGEYDTLQGDEFRHLRIAGPADLDQGRGLADGVLYLPYWLLGYEAMVSLFVDRTDQNAPNQAMVMSSSITTSKRAFLEEGAHGDILANFTVDSPVPFDIDSVLDELKRLDTERVPGAKVGTDKAGDFNGKLSRLIARFEAKREDRRLGFLFQPHVECMEMNWLVQMAHSLVGGRTDQEDGLGGIKIIDFSEVPSDILPLMVSLLARLIFNIAQWTPADRRHPVALFCDEAHLYIPEHSKRDSVDDISVGIFERIAKEGRKYGVGLVVISQRPAEVNRTVLSQCNNVIAMRLTNGDDQAVIRRLLPDSLGGFGDLLPVLDIGEALVVGDASLLPSRVRVAQPRFWPNSATVEFWTRWAQGPSNIDTASSISAWRRQSAR; encoded by the coding sequence ATGGCAATTTTCGACTATGCCGACGGCGAAGCGCTTGGCAGGATCATTTCAGTCGATTCCAGCAACGTCGTTGTACGAGTTGACGACTTGGAACGCCTCAAGAGGATACAAGTGAACAGACTGGCTGTTCTGCAAAGCAGCCGACCGGGACAGCACTTGGTAGGGGTGGTTGCCCGGATCACGCGAAAAGCTCCGAGTGTGCCTGTTGCAATCGACGCAGATGAAGATCCCTTTGACTTACCTGAGAATAATCTTGTTCGAGTAAGCCTGATCGGCACCTTGCTTGACCGTGACGGAACGCGCGAAAATGTATTCAGACGCACTCTTGAGACTGTTCCCGAAATAGATGCAAATTGCTTTTCCCTCGAAGGCCCTCGGCTTACATCCTTTATGCAAGTGGTTTCTAACGTTGATGCCGATGGCCCGCGTTTGGAGCTTGGATCTTACACACTTGATGAAGGTGCTGCTGCTTATCTGAACGGAAATAGGCTGTTCCAGCGTCATGCGGTCGTGGTCGGAAGCACGGGTTCGGGCAAGTCTTTCACGACAGCTCGTCTTCTCGATCAAATTGCAGCCTTGCCGCTCGCAAATGCTATCCTTTTCGATATCCATGGTGAGTACGACACTCTGCAGGGCGATGAGTTTCGACATCTACGCATTGCCGGGCCAGCCGATCTGGACCAAGGACGAGGACTAGCGGACGGAGTTCTCTATCTGCCTTACTGGTTACTCGGATATGAGGCTATGGTCTCTTTGTTCGTCGATCGTACGGACCAGAATGCTCCCAACCAGGCAATGGTCATGTCGAGCTCTATAACAACGTCGAAAAGAGCTTTTCTGGAAGAGGGCGCCCATGGTGACATTCTGGCAAATTTCACCGTGGATAGCCCCGTACCATTCGACATAGACAGTGTTCTAGATGAATTGAAGCGCCTGGATACAGAGAGAGTTCCGGGAGCAAAAGTTGGTACAGATAAAGCTGGTGACTTCAATGGAAAACTTAGCCGCTTGATTGCTCGATTTGAAGCGAAGCGTGAAGATCGCCGCTTGGGCTTCCTCTTTCAGCCACACGTCGAGTGTATGGAGATGAATTGGCTTGTCCAAATGGCTCATTCTTTGGTCGGTGGCCGAACCGATCAAGAGGATGGTCTTGGGGGAATCAAGATTATTGATTTCTCCGAGGTACCATCGGACATCTTGCCGTTGATGGTCAGCCTCCTTGCCCGACTAATCTTCAACATCGCTCAATGGACACCTGCCGACCGAAGACATCCTGTCGCACTGTTCTGCGATGAAGCTCATCTTTACATTCCAGAGCATTCAAAACGGGATTCCGTCGATGATATTTCGGTAGGAATATTCGAACGAATTGCGAAGGAAGGCCGAAAGTACGGGGTCGGACTGGTTGTGATCAGTCAGCGTCCTGCCGAGGTGAACAGGACCGTTCTCAGCCAGTGCAATAACGTCATTGCAATGCGGTTGACCAACGGTGACGATCAAGCGGTTATTAGGCGTTTGCTTCCCGACAGTCTCGGTGGTTTCGGTGACTTGCTCCCGGTGCTTGATATTGGCGAAGCTCTTGTGGTCGGAGATGCCAGTCTTTTGCCAAGTCGTGTGAGAGTTGCGCAGCCACGCTTTTGGCCGAACAGCGCGACAGTGGAATTTTGGACGAGGTGGGCACAAGGGCCATCGAATATCGATACCGCAAGTTCAATTTCTGCCTGGAGGCGACAAAGCGCACGGTAG